In the genome of Staphylococcus durrellii, one region contains:
- a CDS encoding UbiX family flavin prenyltransferase → MKLIVGISGATGAIFGIRLLEILKDIENVETHLVVSQWALTTINEETHYSIDEVRNLSDYYYSPKNLGAAISSGSFSVDGMIVAPCSMKSLATISIGLADNLITRAADVMLKERKKLVLMPRETPLNDIHLEHMLKLSRMGVTIFPAMPAFYNHPESINELIDHIVYRLLAQFGINKLPAGKVWTGFSKQA, encoded by the coding sequence ATGAAATTAATCGTAGGTATATCTGGAGCTACTGGTGCCATTTTTGGCATTAGACTTTTAGAAATTTTAAAAGATATAGAAAATGTAGAAACTCATTTAGTCGTATCCCAATGGGCTTTAACTACAATCAATGAAGAAACACATTATAGTATAGACGAGGTACGTAACTTATCTGATTATTACTATTCACCTAAAAACTTAGGCGCTGCCATATCAAGCGGCTCATTTAGTGTAGATGGTATGATTGTTGCGCCTTGTAGTATGAAATCTTTGGCTACTATCAGTATAGGTTTAGCAGATAACCTTATTACGAGAGCAGCAGATGTCATGCTTAAAGAAAGAAAAAAACTCGTATTAATGCCACGCGAAACACCCCTAAATGATATCCACTTAGAACATATGCTCAAACTATCACGTATGGGCGTAACAATTTTCCCTGCAATGCCTGCATTTTATAATCATCCAGAAAGCATTAACGAATTAATTGACCATATTGTTTATCGCTTACTAGCCCAATTTGGCATAAATAAATTACCCGCAGGAAAAGTATGGACGGGATTTTCGAAACAAGCATAA
- a CDS encoding LysR family transcriptional regulator, with the protein MELRHLNYFVAIAEKGSITKAAKSLNIAQPPLSRQLKDLENELGFNLFERNKKKKVKLTAQGRFFLEKAKYILNTVDGVLVEAEEFNEQINQKLAIGTTIYSSQTMFKQIDLFKQHNKQILFNIWESNSVSIMELLKERKIDVGYINEELYDKDIETQTIVEDECVCVLPQPIAKLCDRDALTIEELSQLPLILLTSTTYSGLYKQIMDTFNTHQLDANVQCECYDSSMLIQLLSRDYGVTIMPKSSISKCIAKDYVILPILDNPWLPKTKIVWRKEGYTPKIAKSFIQSNLYS; encoded by the coding sequence ATGGAATTGAGACATTTAAATTATTTTGTAGCAATTGCAGAAAAGGGAAGCATAACTAAAGCGGCAAAGTCGTTAAACATTGCACAACCACCGCTTAGTCGCCAGTTGAAAGATTTGGAGAATGAGCTTGGTTTCAATCTATTTGAAAGAAATAAAAAGAAAAAAGTTAAACTTACTGCGCAAGGTCGTTTTTTTCTGGAAAAAGCTAAATATATATTAAATACAGTAGACGGTGTTTTAGTTGAAGCGGAAGAATTTAATGAGCAAATTAATCAAAAACTAGCTATTGGAACGACAATTTATAGTTCTCAAACGATGTTTAAACAAATAGATCTATTTAAGCAACATAATAAACAAATCTTGTTTAATATTTGGGAATCTAATAGCGTTTCAATCATGGAATTATTAAAAGAACGAAAAATAGATGTGGGTTATATCAACGAGGAATTATACGATAAAGATATTGAGACACAAACTATCGTTGAAGATGAATGCGTTTGCGTCTTGCCTCAACCTATTGCTAAGCTATGTGATAGAGATGCGTTGACAATAGAAGAATTATCACAATTACCTTTAATTTTACTTACTTCAACAACATATAGTGGATTATATAAACAAATTATGGATACTTTTAACACGCATCAACTTGATGCCAATGTACAATGTGAATGTTATGATTCATCAATGTTAATTCAGTTACTATCAAGAGATTATGGTGTTACAATCATGCCAAAATCTTCAATATCAAAATGCATTGCTAAAGATTATGTAATTTTACCAATTCTTGATAATCCATGGTTACCTAAAACAAAAATTGTATGGCGCAAAGAAGGATATACTCCCAAAATTGCTAAGTCATTTATTCAATCAAATCTATATTCTTAA